Proteins found in one uncultured Desulfuromonas sp. genomic segment:
- the pyrF gene encoding orotidine-5'-phosphate decarboxylase has product MKDRLIFALDVDSYDEARQWVRILADEVGMFKVGKQLFTRCGPQIVDMIRQAGGGVFLDLKYHDIPNTVAKAGIEAARMGVQMFNVHALGGGKMMRTMIKEVQQAAVNEGFPVPIVLAVTILTSSSEDDLRQVGIDLPVTQMVPRLASLAKASGLHGVVASAQELPLIRQACGDDFVVVTPGVRPATAARDDQQRVMTPGEAIAAGSDYLVVGRPISKADDPILAARSIVAEMAEGVA; this is encoded by the coding sequence ATGAAGGATCGGTTGATTTTTGCGCTGGATGTCGACAGTTATGATGAAGCTCGACAGTGGGTACGCATTCTCGCTGACGAGGTAGGAATGTTCAAGGTTGGCAAGCAGTTGTTTACCCGGTGTGGTCCCCAGATTGTGGATATGATTCGTCAGGCCGGCGGTGGGGTTTTTCTGGATCTGAAATATCATGACATACCTAATACCGTAGCCAAGGCCGGTATTGAAGCGGCACGTATGGGTGTGCAGATGTTTAATGTTCATGCTCTGGGTGGCGGCAAGATGATGCGCACGATGATTAAAGAAGTTCAGCAGGCCGCCGTCAATGAAGGATTTCCTGTGCCGATTGTGTTGGCGGTGACTATTTTGACCTCTTCGTCGGAAGATGATTTGCGTCAGGTGGGGATCGACCTTCCTGTGACACAGATGGTGCCTCGGCTGGCATCATTAGCTAAGGCGAGTGGCTTGCACGGTGTGGTGGCTTCCGCTCAGGAGTTGCCGCTGATTCGTCAGGCTTGCGGAGATGATTTTGTTGTCGTGACTCCTGGCGTGCGTCCGGCAACGGCGGCACGTGATGATCAACAGCGAGTGATGACACCGGGTGAGGCGATTGCCGCCGGTTCGGACTACCTGGTTGTCGGTCGGCCGATTTCCAAAGCGGATGATCCGATTCTTGCGGCACGGTCTATTGTCGCGGAGATGGCCGAGGGCGTCGCGTGA
- a CDS encoding DUF4388 domain-containing protein, giving the protein MYRVTLDDSGRVNLPHRVLSSMKGRDLQVVSSSAQHILLAVEGERVPCMSAVLGSVAIADVLSFFNMFRQTGILYLDIPDGTRQVFFQDGEIIFATSQRVEENLGEILCETGKLERSQLSQARSERGPGDSLSKLLVKKNLVAARDLWLATRQQVETIVYNLFSCEEGSCYFAAGDLKRDDIVKLSMSTQNLIMEGLRRVDEKALYLRRLRSLESMLEYTGKDPEELSDEERHILGLTYSSPGQVSQLMSRSGLPEFDALRVLHQLVEKRFLKVGEIKPEPVSEAFAELFEVFNGVLCLLRDCVDAQSHGLIEDANRFMREAPHPMNYVFRGVRLNPDGSVTGGQLVKNLTGLEEGDQKKLLVDSLKELVYAECLSVRQVLGTQGSSDVIRRVQEIVARTRKLVE; this is encoded by the coding sequence ATGTATCGTGTGACACTGGATGATAGTGGCAGGGTTAATTTGCCGCATCGTGTTCTTTCATCAATGAAGGGGCGTGACCTTCAGGTCGTTTCCTCCTCTGCTCAGCATATTCTGCTGGCGGTCGAAGGGGAACGCGTTCCCTGCATGTCCGCGGTTCTTGGTTCGGTGGCCATTGCCGACGTTTTGTCCTTTTTTAATATGTTTCGTCAGACCGGGATCCTCTATCTGGATATCCCTGATGGTACCCGCCAGGTGTTTTTTCAGGATGGTGAAATTATTTTTGCCACCAGCCAGCGCGTTGAGGAAAACCTTGGCGAGATTTTATGTGAAACTGGCAAGTTGGAACGCAGTCAGCTCAGTCAGGCACGCTCTGAACGCGGTCCTGGAGATTCTCTAAGCAAACTTTTGGTGAAAAAAAATCTGGTTGCTGCGCGCGATTTATGGTTGGCCACCCGGCAGCAGGTGGAGACGATTGTCTACAATCTATTCTCATGCGAAGAGGGGAGCTGCTATTTCGCTGCCGGTGATCTCAAGCGCGATGATATTGTCAAGTTGTCCATGAGTACCCAGAATCTGATCATGGAGGGCTTGCGCCGTGTTGATGAAAAGGCGCTTTATCTGCGCCGGCTGCGCTCGCTGGAATCGATGCTCGAATATACCGGAAAAGATCCCGAGGAGCTGTCGGATGAGGAAAGGCATATCCTTGGTCTGACCTATTCGTCTCCCGGCCAGGTCAGCCAGTTGATGTCGCGTAGCGGTTTGCCGGAATTTGATGCCCTGCGGGTTTTGCACCAATTGGTTGAAAAACGATTTCTTAAGGTCGGCGAGATCAAACCCGAACCGGTCAGTGAGGCATTTGCCGAACTGTTTGAGGTGTTTAATGGCGTTTTGTGTCTGCTGCGTGATTGCGTTGATGCGCAGAGTCATGGACTGATTGAGGATGCCAATCGCTTTATGCGTGAGGCGCCACACCCGATGAATTATGTGTTCCGGGGGGTGCGCCTGAACCCGGACGGTTCTGTGACTGGGGGGCAATTGGTTAAGAACCTTACCGGACTTGAAGAGGGCGACCAGAAGAAGCTGCTGGTCGACAGCTTGAAAGAGCTGGTTTATGCCGAGTGTCTGTCCGTGCGTCAAGTGCTTGGCACGCAGGGAAGCAGTGATGTTATTCGACGTGTTCAGGAGATTGTCGCCCGAACCCGCAAGCTGGTTGAATAG